A single window of Nicotiana tomentosiformis chromosome 1, ASM39032v3, whole genome shotgun sequence DNA harbors:
- the LOC104095917 gene encoding protein PEP-RELATED DEVELOPMENT ARRESTED 1, chloroplastic yields MAFLSIPSIFSWAGPAIPSLYSTPQACHFLQPSIHYQYSLQLKPSSRLNLSALCTSYEVGAGFLAEEFGAQNGNDKSREPENSNWDSSQYDALLKGGEQVTSVLEEMAKLLEDMKVDEASEEVAVQLAAQGVIGKRVDEMESGFMMALDYMIQIAEKDQDDKRKSILEVIKETVLSHLTKKCPPHVQVVGLLCRTPQKESRHELLRRVAAGGGVFQSENGTKVHLPGANLNDIANQADDILETMESRPVVPNRKLLARLVLIREEARNMMGGGILDERNDRGLNTLPESEVNFLTKLVSLRPGKTVRDMIKNVMLGKDEGAESSDDEVSDAGGIAGRASVSGRKPLPVRPGMFLETVSKVLGGIYGGNVSGVTAQHLEWVHQNTLQILQEIAF; encoded by the exons ATGGCGTTTCTGTCAATTCCTAGCATCTTTTCTTGGGCTGGTCCTGCAATTCCATCTCTTTACTCGACTCCACAAGCATGTCATTTTCTTCAACCCTCCATCCATTATCAGTACTCATTGCAGCTGAAGCCATCCAGCAGACTAAATCTCTCCGCACTATGCACGAGTTACGAGGTCGGCGCAGGATTTTTGGCGGAGGAATTTGGAGCTCAAAATGGAAATGATAAAAGTcgtgaacctgaaaatagcaatTGGGATAGTTCTCAGTACGACGCTCTGCTTAAAGGCGGTGAACAAGTTACCTCTGTCCTTGAAGAAATGGCCAAGCTA TTAGAAGATATGAAGGTGGACGAAGCATCTGAGGAGGTAGCAGTGCAATTGGCTGCACAAGGAGTGATTGGGAAGAGAGTTGATGAAATGGAGTCCGGGTTCATGATGGCCCTTGATTACATGATCCAAATTGCTGAAAAGGACCAGGATGACAAG cgcaaatcaatcttggaggtGATTAAGGAGACTGTATTATCACATCTTACCAAGAAATGCCCCCCTCAT GTTCAAGTCGTAGGCCTGCTCTGTAGAACCCCCCAAAAAGAAAGCCGTCATGAATTGCTGAGGCGAGTAGCTGCCGGTGGTGGAGTATTCCAAAGTGAGAATGGCACAAAAGTTCATCTTCCTGGCGCAAATTTGAATGATATTGCTAACCAGGCTGATGATATTCTGGAG ACAATGGAATCTCGTCCTGTTGTACCTAATAGGAAGTTACTAGCAAGATTAGTTTTAATCAGAGAAGAAGCTAGGAACATGATGGGAGGTGGAATACTTGACGAAAGAAATGATCGTGGCCTGAATACACTGCCTGAATCAGAG GTGAACTTTTTAACTAAACTTGTTTCCTTAAGACCAGGGAAAACTGTACGCGACATGATAAAAAATGTGATGCTGGGTAAAGACGAAGGTGCAGAAAGCTCGGATGATGAAGTTAGTGATGCTGGTGGAATTGCAGGAAGG GCAAGTGTAAGTGGGCGTAAACCATTACCTGTGCGCCCTGGCATGTTTCTTGAGACAGTTTCTAAG